Proteins encoded together in one Streptomyces umbrinus window:
- the atpB gene encoding F0F1 ATP synthase subunit A has product MSADPTQVLAFETDCHIFDGCGFPAPGLHSFMFEPLVGDADSSIYFNKTMLLALLGSVIIIGFFWAAFRKPQVVPGKLQMVAEAGYDFIRRGIVYETIGKKEGEKYVPLIVSLFFFVWMMNLWSIIPLAQFPVTSIISYPLVLALIVYVLWVSLTFKRHGFVGAFKNITGYDKSLGPVLPLAMTIEFFSNLLVRPFTHAVRLFANMFAGHTLLLLFTIASWYLLNGVGIAYAGVSFVMVIVMTAFELFIQALQAYVFVLLTCTYIQGALAEHH; this is encoded by the coding sequence GTGAGTGCTGACCCGACGCAGGTGCTCGCCTTCGAGACCGACTGCCACATCTTCGACGGCTGTGGATTCCCGGCTCCCGGCCTGCACTCGTTCATGTTCGAGCCCCTGGTGGGCGATGCGGACAGCAGCATCTATTTCAACAAGACGATGTTGCTGGCGCTGCTCGGCTCCGTCATCATCATCGGTTTCTTCTGGGCCGCCTTCCGCAAGCCGCAGGTCGTCCCGGGGAAGCTGCAGATGGTGGCCGAGGCGGGCTACGACTTCATCCGTCGCGGCATCGTCTACGAGACGATCGGCAAGAAGGAAGGCGAGAAGTACGTTCCACTCATCGTCTCGCTGTTCTTCTTCGTCTGGATGATGAACCTCTGGTCGATCATTCCGCTCGCCCAGTTCCCGGTGACGTCGATCATCTCGTACCCGCTGGTGCTAGCCCTGATCGTCTACGTTCTGTGGGTTTCGCTGACGTTCAAGCGACACGGTTTCGTCGGTGCCTTCAAAAACATCACGGGTTACGACAAGTCGCTCGGCCCGGTGCTGCCGCTGGCCATGACCATCGAGTTCTTCTCGAACCTGCTGGTCCGGCCGTTCACGCACGCCGTGCGACTCTTCGCGAACATGTTCGCGGGGCACACCCTGCTCCTGCTCTTCACGATCGCGAGCTGGTACCTGCTCAACGGCGTCGGGATCGCCTATGCCGGCGTCTCGTTCGTGATGGTCATCGTGATGACCGCCTTCGAGCTCTTCATCCAAGCGCTGCAGGCTTACGTCTTCGTGCTTCTGACCTGCACCTACATTCAGGGCGCGCTCGCCGAGCACCACTGA
- a CDS encoding DUF2550 domain-containing protein has protein sequence MVLALTVCGLVVVLVAVALFVFHLRRRLIQRSGGTFDCSLRWDAPEKSDTSGKGWGYGIARYNGDRIEWFRIFSYAPRPRRVLERSSIEVAGRRTPDGEEELALLADQIILACVHRGTRLELAMSEDALTGFLAWLEAAPPGQRVNVA, from the coding sequence ATGGTCCTCGCTCTGACTGTGTGCGGGTTGGTAGTCGTGCTGGTGGCGGTGGCACTCTTCGTGTTCCATCTGCGCCGCCGGCTGATCCAGCGCTCCGGAGGTACGTTCGACTGCAGTCTCCGCTGGGACGCCCCGGAGAAGAGCGACACCAGCGGCAAAGGCTGGGGCTACGGCATCGCCCGCTACAACGGCGACCGCATCGAGTGGTTCCGCATCTTCTCGTACGCTCCCCGCCCGCGCCGTGTCCTTGAGCGCTCGTCGATCGAAGTGGCCGGCCGCCGCACCCCGGACGGCGAGGAGGAGCTGGCGCTGCTCGCCGACCAGATCATCCTCGCCTGCGTCCATCGCGGTACGCGCCTTGAGCTGGCCATGAGCGAGGACGCGCTGACCGGTTTCCTCGCGTGGCTTGAAGCAGCCCCGCCCGGACAGCGAGTGAACGTGGCGTAG
- a CDS encoding F0F1 ATP synthase subunit delta, translating to MNGASREALAAARERLDALTDNTSVDATLLADELAAVTALLDREVSLRRVLTDPAQAGEAKAELAGRLFGGQVGGTTADLVAGLVRSRWSRSRDLVDSIEELADTADLTAAQQAGTLDEVEDELFRFGRIVSSNTGLRAALTDRGATTAAKSELLRSLLGGRARATTERLVTRLVTAPRGRSLESGLESLSKLAAERRSRMVAVVTSAVPLSDPQKQRLGAALAKLYGRQMHLNLDVDPEVLGGIRVQVGDEVINGSIADRLEDVGRRMAS from the coding sequence ATGAACGGAGCGAGCCGCGAGGCCCTGGCCGCCGCACGAGAGCGTCTCGACGCGCTGACGGACAACACGTCCGTGGACGCGACGCTGCTCGCCGACGAGCTGGCCGCCGTCACCGCGCTGCTCGACCGCGAGGTGTCACTGCGTCGGGTCCTCACCGACCCGGCGCAGGCCGGAGAGGCGAAGGCCGAACTGGCCGGGCGTCTGTTCGGCGGCCAGGTCGGCGGCACGACCGCCGATCTGGTGGCCGGTCTGGTGCGCTCCCGCTGGTCGCGCTCGCGTGACCTGGTCGACTCCATCGAGGAGCTGGCCGACACCGCCGACCTCACGGCGGCGCAGCAGGCGGGCACGCTTGACGAGGTCGAGGACGAGCTGTTCCGGTTCGGCCGGATCGTCTCTTCGAACACCGGGCTGCGTGCCGCACTGACCGACCGCGGCGCCACGACCGCGGCCAAGAGCGAGCTGCTGCGCAGCCTGCTCGGCGGCCGGGCCAGGGCGACGACCGAGCGTCTGGTCACGCGCCTTGTGACCGCGCCCCGGGGACGTAGCCTGGAGTCGGGACTCGAGTCCCTGTCCAAGCTCGCCGCCGAGCGTCGTAGCCGCATGGTCGCCGTCGTCACCTCGGCGGTTCCGCTGAGCGACCCGCAGAAGCAGCGCCTGGGTGCCGCCCTCGCGAAGCTCTACGGCCGCCAGATGCACCTCAACCTCGACGTGGACCCCGAGGTCCTCGGCGGGATCCGGGTGCAGGTCGGCGACGAGGTCATCAACGGCTCCATCGCGGACCGGCTGGAGGACGTCGGCCGCCGCATGGCGAGCTAG
- a CDS encoding F0F1 ATP synthase subunit gamma → MGAQLRVYKRRIKSVTATKKITKAMEMIAASRVVKAQRKVAASTPYATELTRAVTAVGTGSNTHHPLTTEAEAPTRSAVLLLSSDRGLAGAFNSNAIKAAEQLTARLEAEGKEVDTYIVGRRGLAHYNFRERKVSESWSGFTDEPTYADAKKVAVPLIEAIEKETADGGVDELHIVYTEFVSMMTQTAVDSRLLPLSLEEVAEESTSKGEILPLYDFEPSAEDVLDALLPRYVESRIYNALLQSAASKHAATRRAMKSATDNAGDLITSLSRLANAARQAEITQEISEIVGGTAALADATAGSDR, encoded by the coding sequence ATGGGAGCCCAGCTCCGGGTCTACAAGCGTCGCATCAAATCCGTCACCGCGACCAAGAAGATCACCAAGGCGATGGAGATGATCGCCGCCTCGCGCGTCGTCAAGGCGCAGCGCAAGGTGGCGGCCTCCACGCCGTACGCGACCGAGCTCACCCGGGCGGTCACGGCGGTCGGCACGGGCTCGAACACCCACCACCCGCTGACCACCGAGGCCGAGGCGCCGACGCGTTCCGCCGTGCTGCTCCTGTCGAGCGACCGCGGCCTCGCCGGCGCGTTCAACTCCAACGCCATCAAGGCGGCGGAGCAGCTGACCGCGCGTCTTGAGGCGGAGGGCAAGGAGGTCGACACGTACATCGTCGGCCGCCGCGGTCTGGCCCACTACAACTTCCGTGAGCGCAAGGTCTCGGAGTCGTGGTCGGGCTTCACCGACGAGCCCACGTACGCGGACGCCAAGAAGGTCGCCGTTCCGCTGATCGAGGCCATCGAGAAGGAGACGGCGGACGGCGGCGTGGACGAACTCCACATCGTCTACACCGAGTTCGTCTCGATGATGACGCAGACGGCGGTCGACAGCCGACTGCTGCCGCTCAGCCTCGAAGAGGTCGCGGAGGAGTCCACGTCCAAGGGCGAGATCCTTCCGCTGTACGACTTCGAGCCGTCGGCGGAGGACGTCCTCGACGCCCTTCTGCCCCGGTACGTCGAGAGCCGTATCTACAATGCGCTGCTCCAGTCGGCCGCCTCCAAGCACGCGGCCACCCGCCGCGCGATGAAGTCGGCGACCGACAACGCGGGAGACCTGATCACTTCACTCTCCCGACTTGCCAACGCGGCCCGCCAGGCCGAAATCACCCAGGAAATCAGCGAGATCGTCGGTGGCACCGCAGCCCTGGCCGACGCGACCGCGGGGAGTGACAGGTAA
- the glyA gene encoding serine hydroxymethyltransferase — protein sequence MPVAHTLEGPLSVDVLGRQDPELAEILLGELARQSTTLQLIAAENFTSPAVLAALGSPLANKYAEGYPGARHHGGCEIVDVAERIAVERAKALFGADHANVQSHSGSSAVLAAYAALLRPGDTVLAMGLPHGGHLTHGSPANFSGRWFDFVGYGVDPESGLIDHEQVRTLARTHRPKAIVCGSISYPRHIDYAAFREVADEVGAYLIADAAHPIGLVAGGAAPSPVPYADVVCATTHKVLRGPRGGMLLCGSELAERVDRAVFPFTQGGAQMHTIAAKAVAFGEAATPAFTAYAHQVVANARVLAQGLAAEGLAVTTGGTDTHLLTVDPAPLGVDGRTARGRLAAAGMVLDTCALPHPDVRGLRLGTAALTTQGMGEAETARIAVLFATALRDESAGRGVREEVRDLTGRFPPYPAQ from the coding sequence ATGCCGGTCGCACACACGCTTGAAGGTCCGCTGTCGGTCGACGTGCTCGGCCGGCAGGATCCGGAGCTGGCCGAGATCCTGCTTGGAGAGCTGGCGCGGCAGTCGACGACGCTGCAGCTCATCGCCGCCGAGAACTTCACCTCGCCGGCCGTGCTGGCGGCGCTGGGCTCGCCGCTCGCGAACAAGTACGCCGAGGGATATCCCGGCGCCCGGCACCACGGCGGCTGCGAGATCGTCGACGTGGCCGAGCGCATCGCCGTGGAGCGCGCCAAGGCCCTGTTCGGCGCCGATCACGCCAACGTGCAGTCCCACTCCGGGAGTTCGGCCGTCCTGGCCGCGTACGCCGCCCTGCTGCGTCCGGGAGACACCGTCCTCGCGATGGGTCTGCCGCACGGCGGCCACCTCACGCACGGGTCGCCCGCGAACTTCTCCGGCCGCTGGTTCGACTTCGTCGGCTACGGCGTCGACCCCGAGAGCGGGCTCATCGACCACGAGCAGGTGCGCACCCTGGCCCGTACGCACCGGCCGAAGGCCATCGTGTGCGGGTCGATCTCGTATCCCCGGCACATCGACTACGCCGCCTTCCGCGAGGTCGCGGACGAGGTCGGGGCCTATCTCATCGCGGACGCCGCCCATCCGATCGGGCTCGTCGCCGGGGGAGCGGCGCCCAGTCCGGTCCCGTACGCCGATGTGGTGTGCGCGACCACGCACAAGGTGCTGCGCGGCCCGCGTGGCGGCATGCTGCTGTGCGGGAGCGAACTGGCCGAGCGGGTGGACCGGGCGGTGTTCCCCTTCACACAGGGCGGCGCGCAGATGCACACCATCGCCGCCAAGGCCGTCGCGTTCGGCGAGGCGGCAACACCGGCGTTCACCGCGTACGCCCATCAGGTGGTGGCGAATGCGCGGGTACTGGCGCAGGGCCTGGCCGCCGAGGGACTCGCGGTCACCACCGGCGGCACCGACACCCATCTGCTCACCGTCGACCCGGCACCGCTCGGGGTGGACGGCCGCACCGCCCGCGGCCGTCTCGCAGCCGCCGGAATGGTCCTCGACACCTGTGCCCTGCCCCATCCCGACGTGCGAGGACTGCGTCTGGGCACGGCCGCCCTGACCACTCAGGGGATGGGCGAGGCCGAGACCGCACGCATCGCGGTGCTGTTCGCGACGGCCCTGCGGGACGAGTCCGCCGGGCGTGGAGTGCGTGAAGAAGTGCGGGATCTGACCGGAAGATTTCCGCCCTATCCCGCCCAGTGA
- a CDS encoding MraY family glycosyltransferase translates to MREYLLTLCITAAVTYLLTGPVRKFAIVAGAMPEIRARDVHREPTPRLGGIAMFFGLCAGLLVADHLTNLSEVFENSNEPRALLSGAALIWLIGVLDDKFEIDALIKLGGQMIAAGVMVMQGLTILWLPIPGVGSVSLTQWQGTLLTVALVVITINAVNFADGLDGLAAGMVCIASAAFFMYGYRIWYGYGLESAAPATLFSALLMGMCLGFLPHNMHPARIFMGDSGSMLIGLVLAAGAISITGQVDPDAMNLFAGSEKEAVHQTVPVYIPLLLPLTIIAVPAADLVLAIVRRTWRGQSPFAADRGHLHHRLLEIGHSHSRAVLIMYFWSALIAFGALAYSVNSGAMWIVLGIMALSAVGLVLLLLPRFTPRAPRWAEHFVPPRYRRRRAAQLSAEASTAVAYAAGDGTHGRAPVGAGDGVGDGTDDDGDGEREEHRTPVVAGVSGVNGATAVGPRSRLLDGRKAGTSR, encoded by the coding sequence GTGCGTGAATACCTCCTGACGCTCTGCATCACGGCCGCGGTGACGTACCTGCTGACCGGGCCGGTGCGGAAGTTCGCGATCGTGGCCGGAGCGATGCCGGAGATCCGGGCACGTGACGTGCACCGGGAACCCACACCGCGCCTGGGCGGCATCGCGATGTTCTTCGGGCTGTGCGCCGGCCTGCTGGTCGCCGACCACCTGACGAACCTCAGTGAGGTCTTCGAGAACTCCAACGAGCCGCGTGCCCTGCTCTCCGGCGCGGCCCTGATCTGGCTGATCGGCGTACTGGACGACAAGTTCGAGATCGACGCCCTCATCAAGCTCGGCGGCCAGATGATCGCCGCGGGCGTCATGGTCATGCAGGGTCTGACGATCCTGTGGCTGCCGATCCCCGGCGTCGGCTCGGTCTCCCTGACCCAGTGGCAGGGCACGCTGCTGACCGTCGCGCTCGTCGTGATCACCATCAACGCCGTGAACTTCGCCGACGGCCTCGACGGCCTCGCCGCCGGCATGGTGTGCATCGCGTCCGCCGCGTTCTTCATGTACGGCTACCGCATCTGGTACGGCTACGGCCTTGAGTCCGCCGCCCCCGCCACCCTCTTCTCCGCGCTCCTCATGGGCATGTGCCTCGGCTTCCTGCCGCACAACATGCACCCCGCGCGGATCTTCATGGGCGACTCGGGCTCGATGCTCATCGGCCTGGTGCTGGCGGCCGGTGCCATCTCCATCACCGGGCAGGTCGACCCGGACGCGATGAACCTCTTCGCCGGGTCCGAGAAGGAGGCCGTGCACCAGACGGTGCCGGTCTACATCCCGCTGCTGCTGCCGCTGACGATCATCGCGGTCCCGGCGGCCGACCTGGTGCTCGCCATCGTGCGGCGCACCTGGCGCGGTCAGTCGCCGTTCGCCGCCGACCGCGGCCACCTGCACCACCGTCTCCTCGAGATCGGCCACTCGCACAGCCGGGCCGTGCTCATCATGTACTTCTGGTCGGCGCTCATCGCCTTCGGAGCCCTGGCCTACTCGGTGAACTCCGGGGCCATGTGGATCGTGCTCGGCATCATGGCGCTCAGCGCGGTGGGCCTGGTCCTGCTCCTGCTGCCGCGCTTCACGCCGCGCGCCCCGCGCTGGGCCGAGCACTTCGTGCCGCCGCGCTACCGCCGCCGCAGGGCCGCGCAGCTGTCGGCGGAGGCTTCGACGGCAGTCGCGTACGCCGCGGGTGACGGGACGCACGGCCGGGCACCCGTCGGAGCCGGCGACGGGGTCGGCGACGGCACTGACGACGACGGCGACGGTGAGCGTGAGGAACACCGCACTCCGGTTGTCGCCGGTGTCTCAGGAGTCAACGGGGCGACGGCTGTTGGCCCCCGTTCGCGCCTCCTGGACGGGCGCAAAGCCGGAACGTCGCGCTGA
- a CDS encoding F0F1 ATP synthase subunit epsilon gives MAAELHVELVAADRSVWSGEATLVVARTASGDIGVMPGHQPLLGVLESGPVTIRTSDGGTVVAAVHGGFISFADNKLSLLAEIAELSDEIDVQRAERELERAKAEGDASAERRADVRLRAASTH, from the coding sequence TTGGCTGCTGAGCTGCACGTCGAGCTCGTCGCCGCGGACCGCAGTGTCTGGTCCGGCGAGGCCACCCTGGTCGTCGCGCGTACCGCGTCCGGCGACATCGGCGTCATGCCCGGCCACCAGCCGCTGCTCGGTGTGCTGGAGTCGGGCCCGGTGACCATCCGTACGAGTGATGGTGGAACTGTCGTCGCCGCGGTGCACGGCGGTTTCATCTCGTTCGCGGACAACAAGCTGTCGCTGCTGGCCGAGATCGCCGAGCTGTCGGACGAGATCGATGTCCAGCGTGCGGAGCGGGAGCTCGAGCGCGCGAAGGCGGAGGGCGACGCCTCCGCCGAGCGTCGCGCGGACGTCCGTCTGCGAGCGGCGTCGACGCACTGA
- the atpA gene encoding F0F1 ATP synthase subunit alpha, which produces MAELTIRPEEIRDALENFVQSYKPDAASREEVGTVTLAGDGIAKVEGLPSAMANELLKFEDGTLGLALNLEEREIGAIVLGEFSGIEEGQPVTRTGEVLSVAVGEGYLGRVVDPLGTPIDGLGEIETSGRRALELQAPGVMARKSVHEPMETGYKAVDAMTPIGRGQRQLIIGDRQTGKTALAVDTIINQRDNWRTGDPNKQVRCVYVAIGQKGSTIASVRGALEEAGALEYTTIVAAPASDPAGFKYLAPYTGSAIGQQWMYEGKHVLIIFDDLSKQADAYRAVSLLLRRPPGREAYPGDVFYLHSRLLERCAKLSDEMGAGSMTGLPIVETKANDVSAFIPTNVISITDGQCFLESDLFNAGQRPALNVGISVSRVGGSAQHKAMRQVSGRLRVDLAQFRELEAFAAFGSDLDAASKSQLERGQRMVELLKQAQYQPMATEDQVVSIWAGTTGKMDEVPVNDVRRFEKELLEYLHRKEQGLMTSIKEGGKMSDDTLQAIADAIADFKKQFETSDGKLLGEDTPAAAGK; this is translated from the coding sequence ATGGCGGAGCTCACGATCCGGCCGGAGGAGATCCGGGATGCGCTGGAGAACTTTGTCCAGTCGTACAAGCCGGACGCGGCCTCGCGCGAGGAGGTCGGTACGGTCACCCTTGCCGGCGACGGCATCGCGAAGGTCGAGGGCCTTCCCTCGGCCATGGCCAACGAACTGCTGAAGTTCGAGGACGGCACCCTCGGCCTCGCGCTCAACCTGGAAGAGCGCGAGATCGGCGCCATCGTCCTCGGTGAGTTCAGCGGCATCGAGGAGGGGCAGCCGGTCACCCGTACCGGCGAGGTCCTGTCCGTGGCCGTCGGCGAGGGCTACCTCGGCCGCGTTGTCGACCCGCTCGGCACCCCGATCGACGGTCTCGGCGAGATCGAGACGTCCGGCCGCCGCGCCCTCGAGCTGCAGGCCCCGGGCGTCATGGCCCGTAAGTCGGTGCACGAGCCGATGGAGACCGGCTACAAGGCCGTCGACGCGATGACCCCGATCGGCCGTGGCCAGCGTCAGCTGATCATCGGTGACCGCCAGACCGGCAAGACCGCCCTGGCCGTCGACACGATCATCAACCAGCGCGACAACTGGCGCACCGGCGACCCGAACAAGCAGGTCCGCTGCGTGTACGTCGCCATCGGCCAGAAGGGCTCGACCATCGCCTCCGTGCGTGGCGCCCTCGAAGAGGCCGGCGCGCTGGAGTACACGACCATCGTCGCCGCCCCGGCGTCCGACCCGGCCGGCTTCAAGTACCTTGCGCCGTACACCGGTTCGGCCATCGGCCAGCAGTGGATGTACGAGGGCAAGCACGTCCTCATCATCTTCGACGACCTCTCGAAGCAGGCCGACGCCTACCGCGCCGTGTCCCTGCTGCTCCGCCGTCCGCCAGGGCGCGAGGCCTACCCCGGTGATGTCTTCTACCTGCACTCCCGTCTGCTGGAGCGCTGCGCGAAGCTCTCCGACGAGATGGGCGCGGGCTCGATGACCGGTCTGCCGATCGTCGAGACGAAGGCCAACGACGTCTCGGCGTTCATCCCGACCAACGTCATCTCCATCACCGACGGCCAGTGCTTCCTGGAGTCGGACCTGTTCAACGCCGGTCAGCGCCCCGCGCTGAACGTCGGTATCTCCGTCTCCCGAGTCGGTGGCAGCGCGCAGCACAAGGCGATGCGCCAGGTGTCCGGCCGACTGCGCGTGGACCTCGCCCAGTTCCGTGAGCTGGAGGCGTTCGCCGCCTTCGGTTCCGACCTGGACGCCGCGTCGAAGTCGCAGCTGGAGCGCGGTCAGCGGATGGTCGAGCTGCTCAAGCAGGCTCAGTACCAGCCGATGGCCACCGAGGACCAGGTCGTCTCCATCTGGGCCGGCACCACCGGCAAGATGGACGAGGTGCCGGTGAACGACGTCCGCCGCTTCGAGAAGGAGCTCCTGGAGTACCTGCACCGCAAGGAGCAGGGCCTCATGACCTCCATCAAGGAGGGCGGCAAGATGTCGGACGACACCCTGCAGGCCATCGCCGACGCGATCGCGGACTTCAAGAAGCAGTTCGAGACGTCGGACGGCAAGCTGCTCGGCGAGGACACCCCTGCCGCTGCGGGCAAGTGA
- a CDS encoding F0F1 ATP synthase subunit B translates to MSQLLILAAEEAENPLVPPIPELVIGLIAFVIVFGLLAKKLLPNINKVLEQRREAIEGGIEKAEAAQTEAQSVLEQYKAQLAEARHEAARLRQEAQEQGATLIAEMRAEGQRQREEIIAAGHSQIAADRKAASSALRQDVGQLATELAGKLVGESLEDHARQSRTIDRFLDGLDESASKAEASR, encoded by the coding sequence ATGAGCCAGCTGCTCATTCTGGCGGCCGAGGAGGCGGAGAACCCTCTCGTCCCGCCGATTCCCGAGCTCGTCATCGGCCTGATCGCCTTTGTCATCGTCTTCGGGCTTCTCGCCAAGAAGCTTCTTCCGAACATCAACAAGGTTCTGGAGCAGCGTCGCGAGGCCATCGAGGGCGGTATCGAGAAGGCCGAGGCCGCTCAGACCGAAGCCCAGAGCGTGCTGGAGCAGTACAAGGCTCAGCTCGCCGAGGCCCGGCACGAGGCCGCGCGTCTGCGCCAGGAGGCGCAGGAGCAGGGCGCCACGCTCATCGCCGAGATGCGTGCGGAAGGCCAGCGGCAGCGCGAGGAGATCATCGCCGCCGGTCACTCGCAGATCGCGGCCGACCGCAAGGCCGCGTCGTCGGCGCTGCGTCAGGACGTGGGCCAGCTGGCCACCGAACTGGCCGGCAAGCTCGTCGGTGAGTCCCTCGAGGACCACGCCCGGCAGAGCCGCACGATCGACCGGTTCCTCGACGGTCTCGACGAGTCCGCTTCGAAGGCCGAGGCGTCGCGATGA
- a CDS encoding glycoside hydrolase family 18 chitinase, with the protein MRLRHRLGQRAVAGLTTLLLPFAALVGLASPASAATSATATYAKTQDWGSGFEGKWTVKNTGTTAISSWNVEWDFPSGTAVTSAWDADVTNSGTHWTAKNKSWNGSLAPGASVSFGFNGSGTGSPANCKLNGGSCDGGSVPGDAAPSAPGTPTASAVTNTSVKLSWSAATDDKGIKNYDVLRDGAKVATVTTTSYTNTGLTAGTDYSYTVQARDTADQTGPASGAVAVRTTGGTTEPPTGDKVKLGYFTEWGVYGRNYHVKNLVTSGSASKITHINYAFGNVKDGKCVVDDTYAAYDKAYTADQSVSGTADTWDQPLRGNFNQLRQLKAKYPHIKVLYSFGGWTYSGGFTQAAANPAAFAASCKAVVEDPRWADVFDGIDIDWEYPNACGLTCDTSGFSSFKTLSQALRTEFGSNYLVTAAITADGSSGGKIDAADYGGASASLDWYNVMTYDYFGAFDADGPTAPHSPLTSYAGIPAAGFNSADAIAKLKSKGVPAKKLLLGIGFYGRGWTGVTQSTPGGSATGAAPGTYEAGIEDYKVLKNSCPATGTIAGTAYAYCGNNWWSYDTPATIGSKMTWAKNQGLGGAFFWEFSGDTSNGELVSAINGGLN; encoded by the coding sequence ATGCGCCTCAGACACAGACTCGGACAGAGAGCCGTGGCAGGGCTCACCACCCTGTTGTTGCCGTTCGCCGCCCTGGTCGGGCTCGCGAGCCCCGCCTCCGCCGCCACGTCGGCGACCGCCACCTACGCCAAGACCCAGGACTGGGGATCCGGCTTCGAAGGCAAGTGGACCGTCAAGAACACCGGCACCACGGCCATCAGTTCCTGGAACGTCGAGTGGGACTTCCCCTCGGGCACCGCGGTCACCTCCGCCTGGGACGCCGACGTCACGAACTCCGGCACCCACTGGACCGCCAAGAACAAGTCCTGGAACGGCAGCCTCGCCCCCGGCGCCTCCGTCTCCTTCGGCTTCAACGGCTCCGGCACCGGCTCCCCCGCCAACTGCAAGCTGAACGGCGGCAGTTGTGACGGCGGCAGTGTCCCCGGCGACGCCGCCCCCTCGGCTCCCGGCACCCCCACGGCCTCCGCCGTCACCAACACCTCGGTGAAGCTGTCCTGGAGCGCGGCCACCGACGACAAGGGCATCAAGAACTACGACGTCCTGCGCGACGGCGCGAAGGTCGCCACCGTCACGACCACCTCGTACACGAACACCGGTCTGACCGCCGGCACCGACTACTCGTACACCGTCCAGGCCCGTGACACCGCCGACCAGACAGGTCCGGCCAGTGGAGCGGTCGCCGTGCGCACCACCGGCGGCACCACCGAGCCGCCCACCGGCGACAAGGTCAAGCTCGGCTACTTCACCGAGTGGGGCGTCTACGGCCGCAACTACCACGTCAAGAACCTGGTGACCTCCGGCTCCGCGTCGAAGATCACGCACATCAACTACGCGTTCGGCAACGTCAAGGACGGCAAGTGCGTCGTCGACGACACCTACGCCGCCTACGACAAGGCGTACACCGCCGACCAGTCCGTCAGCGGCACCGCCGACACCTGGGACCAGCCGCTGCGCGGCAACTTCAACCAGCTCCGCCAGCTGAAGGCCAAGTACCCGCACATCAAGGTGCTGTACTCCTTCGGCGGCTGGACCTACTCCGGCGGCTTCACGCAGGCCGCCGCCAACCCGGCCGCGTTCGCCGCCTCCTGCAAGGCGGTTGTCGAGGACCCGCGCTGGGCCGACGTCTTCGACGGCATCGACATCGACTGGGAGTACCCGAACGCCTGCGGCCTGACCTGCGACACGTCCGGCTTCAGCTCGTTCAAGACGCTCAGCCAGGCGCTGCGCACCGAGTTCGGCTCCAACTACCTGGTCACCGCGGCCATCACCGCCGACGGCTCCTCCGGCGGCAAGATCGACGCGGCCGACTACGGCGGCGCCTCGGCGTCCCTCGACTGGTACAACGTGATGACGTACGACTACTTCGGCGCCTTCGACGCGGACGGTCCGACCGCCCCGCACTCGCCGCTGACCTCGTACGCGGGCATTCCTGCGGCCGGCTTCAACTCGGCCGACGCGATCGCCAAGCTCAAGAGCAAGGGCGTACCCGCCAAGAAGCTGCTGCTCGGTATCGGCTTCTACGGGCGCGGCTGGACCGGCGTGACCCAGTCCACTCCCGGCGGCTCGGCGACCGGCGCGGCACCCGGCACGTACGAGGCGGGAATCGAGGACTACAAGGTCCTCAAGAACTCCTGCCCGGCCACCGGCACCATCGCCGGCACCGCCTACGCCTACTGCGGCAACAACTGGTGGAGCTACGACACCCCGGCCACCATCGGCTCGAAGATGACCTGGGCCAAGAACCAGGGCCTGGGCGGCGCGTTCTTCTGGGAGTTCAGCGGCGACACCAGCAACGGAGAACTGGTGAGCGCGATCAACGGCGGCCTGAACTAA
- a CDS encoding F0F1 ATP synthase subunit C, with translation MAATETLAAVTGSLGSIGYGLAAIGPGVGVGIIFGNGTQALARQPEAAGLIRANQILGFAFCEALALIGLVMPFVYGK, from the coding sequence ATGGCTGCCACTGAGACCCTCGCCGCCGTCACCGGTTCGCTCGGCTCCATCGGCTACGGCCTCGCCGCGATCGGCCCCGGCGTCGGCGTCGGCATCATCTTCGGCAACGGCACCCAGGCCCTCGCCCGTCAGCCCGAGGCTGCCGGCCTGATCCGCGCCAACCAGATCCTCGGCTTCGCCTTCTGTGAGGCGCTCGCCCTCATCGGTCTGGTCATGCCGTTCGTCTACGGCAAGTGA